A genomic window from Periweissella cryptocerci includes:
- a CDS encoding helix-turn-helix domain-containing protein, with amino-acid sequence MGEILRRLRYEHGFTQEELSMELNISQQSISKWEQDISQPSFGTIVKLSTLYKISIDEFKIR; translated from the coding sequence ATGGGAGAAATTTTACGTAGACTCCGCTATGAACACGGTTTTACTCAAGAAGAATTAAGTATGGAATTGAATATTTCACAACAATCAATTTCAAAATGGGAACAAGACATTTCACAACCTTCGTTTGGAACCATTGTAAAGTTATCTACGCTTTACAAAATTAGTATTGACGAATTTAAAATACGTTAG
- the ftsY gene encoding signal recognition particle-docking protein FtsY — translation MGLFDIFKKKPKVAPVVVEVLYPANWDAATQSVIVPNDIEATKDSEFVHLTPDAAGETFADETEVVADTTMENSDGEGEQAYAGTDADDVPSEQFAATLEEPQADVIESGEADTTEVAVEDNAAETAPVAAEEVVETATPEPVVEQAEAQTPVVETPVEVPVVDAPVQEELVEEATAEPVAEVVTEAVVEEAGVEEASAEPTEQERYDVGLEKTRKSFGERLNAFFAKFRSVDEDFFEDLEDTLIQADVGYETAMQIADELRSEVKLKNAKNKNDIKQVIIDKLISIYDAAGNGEDISMHFAKEGPTVIMFVGVNGVGKTTTIGKMAALYKSQGKKVLLAAADTFRAGATQQLQEWGRRDGVEVVAGPDRADPASVVFDGVQTAIRGNYDVLFVDTAGRLQNNVNLMQELEKMKRIITREIPDAPHEVLIVLDGTTGQNALQQAKLFKDSTDVSGIVLTKLDGTAKGGIVLAIRNEMHLPVKWVGLGEQAADLRPFSPADFVQGLFKGLVD, via the coding sequence ATGGGATTATTTGATATTTTCAAAAAGAAACCAAAAGTTGCCCCAGTCGTTGTTGAAGTGCTTTACCCAGCCAATTGGGATGCAGCGACACAAAGTGTGATTGTTCCTAACGATATTGAAGCAACTAAAGATAGTGAATTTGTGCATTTAACACCGGATGCGGCAGGTGAAACATTTGCCGATGAAACTGAAGTTGTGGCTGACACGACGATGGAAAACTCTGATGGCGAAGGCGAACAAGCCTACGCGGGTACTGATGCCGATGACGTGCCAAGTGAACAATTTGCAGCGACGCTAGAAGAACCGCAAGCAGATGTGATTGAAAGCGGTGAAGCAGATACTACTGAAGTTGCAGTTGAAGATAATGCAGCTGAAACTGCACCAGTAGCGGCGGAAGAAGTTGTTGAAACGGCAACTCCAGAACCCGTTGTGGAGCAGGCAGAAGCTCAAACACCAGTTGTTGAAACGCCGGTGGAAGTGCCAGTTGTAGATGCACCAGTTCAAGAAGAACTAGTTGAAGAAGCAACGGCTGAACCTGTGGCTGAAGTGGTTACTGAAGCTGTCGTTGAAGAAGCGGGTGTTGAGGAAGCAAGTGCCGAACCAACTGAACAAGAACGTTACGATGTGGGGCTTGAAAAGACACGGAAGTCATTTGGGGAACGCTTGAATGCCTTCTTTGCAAAATTCCGTTCGGTGGATGAAGATTTCTTCGAAGATTTGGAAGACACTTTGATTCAAGCTGACGTGGGCTACGAAACTGCGATGCAAATTGCGGATGAGTTACGTAGTGAAGTTAAGTTGAAGAACGCTAAGAACAAGAATGATATTAAACAAGTTATCATTGATAAATTAATCTCAATCTACGATGCAGCGGGGAATGGGGAAGACATTTCGATGCACTTCGCCAAAGAAGGCCCAACTGTCATCATGTTTGTTGGGGTTAATGGGGTTGGTAAGACAACCACTATCGGTAAGATGGCCGCATTGTACAAGTCACAAGGCAAAAAAGTCTTGTTGGCCGCGGCTGATACTTTCCGGGCTGGTGCCACGCAACAACTCCAAGAATGGGGTCGCCGTGACGGGGTTGAAGTTGTCGCAGGGCCTGATCGTGCTGATCCTGCGTCAGTCGTCTTTGACGGTGTGCAAACGGCTATCCGGGGCAATTACGACGTCTTGTTCGTTGATACGGCGGGCCGGTTGCAAAACAATGTTAACTTAATGCAAGAATTGGAAAAAATGAAGCGGATTATTACGCGTGAAATTCCCGATGCACCGCACGAAGTTTTAATTGTTTTAGACGGGACCACGGGGCAAAATGCGCTCCAACAAGCCAAATTATTTAAAGATTCAACTGATGTTTCTGGGATTGTGTTAACGAAGCTTGATGGAACTGCCAAAGGTGGGATTGTCTTGGCAATTCGTAATGAAATGCACTTACCAGTTAAATGGGTTGGTTTGGGTGAACAAGCAGCAGATTTACGGCCATTTTCACCAGCTGACTTTGTCCAAGGATTATTCAAGGGCTTAGTTGACTAA
- a CDS encoding putative DNA-binding protein → MEIEKNNRINSLFEFYQPLLTVKQNEYMDLYYGDDYSLGEIAEEFEVSRQAVYDNLRRTEKLLEAYEGKLHLLRDFELRSAAADELDKYVQTNYGADEYLMTLVEHFEKLE, encoded by the coding sequence TTGGAAATTGAAAAGAACAATCGCATCAATTCCTTGTTTGAGTTTTATCAACCATTACTTACCGTGAAGCAAAATGAGTACATGGATCTCTACTACGGTGATGATTATTCTTTGGGCGAAATCGCTGAAGAGTTTGAAGTTAGCCGGCAAGCAGTTTATGATAACTTAAGACGAACCGAAAAACTGCTTGAAGCATACGAAGGAAAATTACATTTGTTACGTGATTTTGAATTACGGAGTGCCGCGGCTGATGAATTAGATAAATACGTCCAAACTAATTATGGTGCTGACGAATATTTAATGACATTAGTTGAGCACTTTGAAAAATTAGAGTAA
- the ffh gene encoding signal recognition particle protein — protein sequence MAFEGLTERLQNAISGLRKKGKVTDADLRETMREIRLALLEADVNFDVVKDFIKTVRDRATGTKVLEGLNPAQQIVKIVDEELTKMMGEEAVPLNKSPKIPTIIMMSGLQGAGKTTTVGKLALKLKNEEKARPLLIAADIYRPAAIDQLQKLGSDMDIPVFSLGTDVDPREIVRQGLAQAAENHNDYVFIDTAGRLQIDEELMNELADIKDIAKPDEILLVIDAMTGQNAVQTAEGFDQRLDVTGVVLTKLDGDTRGGAALSIRAVTGKPIKFVGQGEKMTDLDVFYPDRMSSRILGMGDMLTLIEKAQRDFDEKSAEEQMQKMKENTFDFNDFLEQLSQVQNMGPMEDILKMIPGMANNPALKNVQMDPKDMDHIKAIVYSMTPEERENPDILNPSRRRRLAAGAGRPVVEVNKMIKQFNEMKKMMNGMMNGKMSPQMQGMMDMMGGAGGGMPGMPSMPGMGGGGLGSKIGGMAGNLAMKQMARKLKKAKKRRK from the coding sequence ATGGCCTTTGAAGGGCTTACAGAACGTTTACAAAACGCAATTTCTGGCTTACGCAAAAAAGGAAAGGTTACTGACGCTGATTTACGCGAAACCATGCGCGAAATCCGTTTGGCCTTATTGGAAGCCGATGTTAACTTTGATGTGGTGAAAGATTTCATCAAAACTGTCCGTGACCGCGCAACCGGGACTAAAGTGCTGGAAGGGTTAAACCCCGCCCAACAAATTGTCAAAATCGTTGACGAAGAATTAACGAAGATGATGGGTGAAGAAGCGGTTCCGCTGAATAAGAGCCCAAAAATTCCTACGATTATCATGATGTCAGGGCTGCAAGGGGCCGGTAAAACGACCACGGTTGGTAAGTTAGCCCTTAAGTTAAAGAACGAAGAAAAGGCGCGACCATTGTTGATTGCGGCCGATATCTATCGTCCAGCGGCCATTGACCAATTGCAAAAACTTGGTTCTGACATGGATATTCCCGTATTCTCATTGGGCACCGATGTTGATCCACGAGAAATCGTACGCCAAGGGTTGGCCCAAGCTGCTGAAAACCACAATGACTATGTCTTCATTGATACGGCTGGTCGTTTGCAAATCGATGAAGAGTTGATGAACGAATTAGCTGACATCAAGGATATCGCCAAGCCTGACGAAATCCTGTTGGTTATTGATGCCATGACTGGGCAAAATGCCGTCCAAACTGCTGAAGGTTTCGACCAACGCCTTGATGTGACTGGGGTTGTCTTAACTAAGCTTGACGGTGATACCCGTGGTGGGGCGGCGCTCTCAATTCGTGCCGTAACTGGTAAGCCAATCAAGTTTGTTGGTCAAGGTGAAAAGATGACCGACTTGGATGTCTTCTATCCAGATCGGATGTCATCACGTATTTTGGGCATGGGTGACATGTTGACCTTGATTGAAAAGGCGCAACGTGACTTCGACGAAAAATCAGCCGAAGAACAAATGCAAAAAATGAAGGAAAACACCTTCGATTTCAATGATTTCTTAGAACAATTGTCACAAGTCCAAAACATGGGACCAATGGAAGATATCTTGAAGATGATTCCTGGGATGGCGAACAATCCAGCTTTGAAGAACGTGCAAATGGATCCTAAGGACATGGATCACATTAAGGCAATTGTGTACTCAATGACGCCTGAAGAACGTGAAAACCCAGATATTTTGAATCCTAGCCGTCGTCGTCGTTTGGCTGCTGGGGCTGGTCGTCCAGTTGTGGAAGTTAACAAGATGATCAAGCAATTCAACGAAATGAAAAAAATGATGAACGGCATGATGAATGGTAAGATGTCACCACAAATGCAAGGCATGATGGATATGATGGGTGGTGCCGGTGGCGGCATGCCAGGAATGCCTTCAATGCCAGGCATGGGCGGCGGTGGTCTTGGTAGCAAGATTGGCGGCATGGCTGGTAATTTAGCCATGAAGCAAATGGCGCGGAAACTTAAAAAAGCCAAGAAACGTCGTAAGTAA
- the rpsP gene encoding 30S ribosomal protein S16: MAVKIRLKRMGSKKRPFYRVVVADSRSPRDGRFIETVGTYNPLVEPAEVKLEEESIMNWLNNGAQPSDTVKNILSKAGIMKKYHEAKFTK, translated from the coding sequence ATGGCAGTTAAGATTCGCCTTAAGCGTATGGGTTCTAAGAAGCGCCCATTCTATCGTGTCGTTGTTGCAGATTCACGTTCACCACGTGATGGTCGTTTCATCGAAACTGTGGGTACTTACAACCCACTTGTTGAACCAGCTGAAGTTAAGTTGGAAGAAGAAAGCATCATGAACTGGTTGAACAACGGTGCGCAACCTTCAGATACTGTTAAGAACATCCTTTCTAAAGCAGGTATCATGAAGAAGTACCACGAAGCAAAGTTCACTAAGTAA
- a CDS encoding VanZ family protein: MEFHIKGQTFRPDIILGDNTLLVIAVGLFIITAVISLKHRHPQLRWLRIGVWAIFYAYFVMVLSFTVFPIGIFTHSGQTFAQVGYGHVPYWEVHPFRILKYVTTNEVAAYNIIGNSVMLVPLVSMFALLFKRFVKLPWMLGLALLASLLVESTQFVLTYFYMNARTFDLMDITSNTLGGFILGAGLYHVIRWIFPKTVQKLQK; encoded by the coding sequence GTGGAATTTCATATCAAGGGTCAAACATTTCGCCCCGATATCATACTAGGTGACAACACACTATTAGTGATTGCGGTTGGGCTATTTATCATTACGGCTGTCATCAGTTTAAAGCATCGCCATCCGCAGCTCCGGTGGCTCCGCATTGGAGTGTGGGCGATCTTCTACGCGTATTTTGTCATGGTGTTGTCGTTTACCGTCTTTCCGATTGGGATTTTCACCCATAGTGGTCAGACGTTTGCGCAAGTCGGCTATGGGCACGTACCATATTGGGAAGTCCATCCATTCCGGATTTTAAAGTATGTGACAACTAATGAAGTTGCAGCCTATAATATTATCGGTAACTCAGTCATGCTGGTGCCGTTAGTTTCGATGTTTGCGTTGCTCTTCAAACGTTTTGTTAAATTACCCTGGATGTTAGGGCTGGCGTTGTTGGCGTCGCTCCTAGTTGAAAGCACACAATTTGTGCTGACGTATTTCTATATGAATGCGCGCACGTTTGATTTGATGGATATTACCTCAAATACATTGGGCGGTTTTATCCTTGGAGCAGGGTTATATCATGTAATTCGGTGGATTTTTCCCAAAACAGTCCAAAAATTACAAAAATAA